One window of the Haloarcula halobia genome contains the following:
- a CDS encoding 7-carboxy-7-deazaguanine synthase QueE: MPVSSDAETIDDDVTTTEAQEGLPVNELFYSLQGEGKLAGMPTVFVRTSGCNLRCWFCDSYHTSWQPTHSWLDVGTIVDRVNDHGEAGHVVVTGGEPMIHDEIVTLIERLSAAGYHITVETNGTIYRDTAIDLASISPKLASSTPTQEKDPQGDGEWADRHKDRRIDIDALCRLVENYDFQLKFVVTGRDDMPEINRLVDRLRESASVPIRDSDVLLMPEGATRDRLAETREVAAEVAMEHGYQYTPRLHVDLWNDAPET, encoded by the coding sequence ATGCCGGTAAGCTCGGATGCCGAAACGATCGATGACGATGTAACCACTACGGAAGCCCAAGAGGGGTTGCCGGTTAATGAGTTGTTCTATTCGCTGCAGGGCGAGGGGAAGCTTGCGGGGATGCCGACCGTTTTCGTTCGGACCAGCGGGTGCAATCTACGGTGTTGGTTCTGTGATTCGTACCATACCAGCTGGCAGCCAACCCACTCCTGGCTCGATGTCGGCACTATCGTTGATCGTGTCAACGACCACGGGGAAGCAGGCCATGTCGTGGTGACTGGCGGGGAGCCAATGATTCACGATGAGATAGTCACCCTGATAGAACGCCTCAGTGCCGCCGGCTATCATATAACGGTCGAAACAAACGGCACCATCTACCGAGACACCGCTATTGACCTGGCGAGCATCAGTCCAAAACTGGCGAGCAGCACGCCGACCCAAGAGAAGGATCCACAGGGCGACGGCGAATGGGCGGACCGGCACAAGGATCGACGGATAGACATAGACGCTCTCTGCCGGTTGGTGGAGAACTACGACTTCCAGCTGAAGTTCGTGGTGACTGGCCGGGACGATATGCCGGAGATCAACCGGCTGGTTGATCGCCTCCGGGAGTCAGCCAGTGTTCCGATCCGGGATTCGGACGTATTGTTGATGCCGGAGGGAGCGACCCGGGATCGATTGGCGGAAACGCGTGAAGTGGCTGCGGAGGTGGCTATGGAGCACGGCTACCAGTATACACCACGGCTCCACGTCGACCTCTGGAACGACGCACCAGAAACATAG
- a CDS encoding nucleotide pyrophosphohydrolase, which produces MQFDELNAEVREFCEKRDWGQYHTPKELAIGLVTESSELLEVFRFKDRSEQSDLLAEAGKREEVEDELADILFFLLRYADVYDIDLESALERKLEKNRQRYPVDEYKGSNKKYDE; this is translated from the coding sequence ATGCAGTTTGATGAGTTGAATGCGGAGGTCAGGGAGTTCTGTGAAAAGCGGGACTGGGGGCAGTATCATACGCCGAAAGAGCTGGCGATCGGGTTGGTCACGGAGTCCAGCGAGTTGTTGGAAGTGTTCCGGTTCAAGGATCGGAGCGAGCAATCGGATCTCTTAGCAGAGGCTGGGAAACGTGAAGAGGTCGAGGATGAACTGGCGGATATCTTGTTTTTTCTGCTGCGATACGCTGATGTGTACGATATCGATTTGGAGTCCGCTCTGGAGCGGAAGCTGGAGAAGAACAGGCAGCGTTATCCGGTGGATGAATATAAAGGAAGCAACAAGAAGTACGACGAATAA
- the queC gene encoding 7-cyano-7-deazaguanine synthase QueC, protein MTTEQTKERDGAVVLVSGGMDSATAAFEAQRRGYNLYFLHTTYGQQTADKESACAQQLAEYMEVADFLHIETDHLARIGASSLTDDSIDVEEVDLGSDEIPSSYVPFRNSNLLSMATSYAEANDCSAVFIGTHSEDYSGYPDCRPEFFDAFQQVIDVGTKPETSIELVAPFVDWTKTAIAERGLELDVPYELTWSCYREEAPACGTCDACAYRLKAFQEAGVEDPIQYKERPNYAEL, encoded by the coding sequence ATGACGACTGAACAAACGAAGGAGCGGGACGGTGCGGTTGTCTTGGTATCGGGCGGAATGGATAGTGCAACGGCAGCCTTCGAGGCACAGCGACGAGGATACAACCTGTATTTTCTCCACACGACCTACGGCCAGCAGACAGCGGACAAGGAGTCTGCATGTGCTCAACAGTTGGCCGAGTATATGGAGGTGGCTGACTTTCTCCATATCGAGACCGACCACTTGGCCAGGATCGGTGCCTCCAGCCTGACCGACGACAGTATCGATGTCGAGGAAGTTGATCTCGGCAGCGATGAGATTCCGTCGAGTTACGTCCCGTTCAGGAACTCGAACCTGCTGTCAATGGCGACTTCGTACGCCGAAGCCAATGACTGCAGTGCAGTGTTTATCGGAACGCACAGCGAGGACTATTCCGGGTATCCCGACTGCCGTCCCGAGTTCTTTGACGCGTTTCAGCAGGTTATCGACGTGGGGACGAAACCGGAGACATCGATCGAGTTAGTAGCGCCGTTCGTGGACTGGACGAAGACAGCGATTGCGGAACGCGGCCTCGAACTGGATGTCCCGTACGAACTGACGTGGAGCTGTTACCGGGAAGAAGCCCCGGCCTGTGGCACCTGTGACGCCTGTGCCTATCGCCTCAAAGCCTTCCAGGAAGCTGGCGTCGAGGATCCTATTCAATACAAGGAACGTCCGAATTACGCTGAGCTGTGA
- a CDS encoding AAA domain-containing protein: protein MELHSRQWDTDEKSPVLMGEGVDFEYRQLDALDEATYEFIGPAESDWDGYDRTIGDDRSIPESAVADLLREAGTRGPEDDVMVVHQPSLSGEIGAYDVSGTADLVFLTAEQDSIRVLLAELKNSDERKVPHSYQAAAYASLVNQVATDVGVECSLDRIFATVITQQNDFRGGMGSVEDFDYSRYLGKLRLKLSPGNEFDQILDAEFDMTRNRIDRRCSGCEYESVCMTRAAESKGLELLGFDPSTQDALEGIEIDGGITDLEDFALLFDQPGSDSSHTDAGALTPRNHELVEAVREQTDLTNLQMRSQIAYHFLTELDADYGSDPDLWGHHLQGSGYNLPRDEHGRSYPGGADYPSGALIRIYLFVQHDPALDRVTLLNAYVENSRSDEGRDVSQIIDAIHTDPDDKDYQERQLLREFFAQLGEAIAQVAPDLRSEGLAESEGFPHLYFYSYHQRQSLLAALRRHPDVHGSEAVRTLLGLRPGIDQEMVSVLQQDFRERYAFRFAGLGLLQTTAQYMRNTSDQWTDDSGWFQWIATREDGEEVDLTTLFERGLFDGLVGHGNPSGGIELDHAVSRNVDPDSHNLASWAYPVSNREADQIPLEYIWGIHNELDPDVSDDPDLVRDYLYRSATHSERITEEDVTLLAQQFSYAIRHIERSTWNKDAFVDKEPLRTGSFRDIHFRPRSLADAVREYQQLEFWSEQNRLESYYRQPLIERAASGEAVIFENTRPRIDRNDSGFDDAYIDGDLLRYNREPYDPEHHDSIAPNPLSVDEWCVLTQLTDTGEIPEEVYQDNPIYIERHPTTIVDDVDLDSGTIEGSVLGDWPQGDTADEMYCVEHQDWMTADDHDPSDWGVSLEESLSGDPLEYVLDPSVDMIPQSRAATALEPGRIDENVVYQRLAQVFNGDREDLSVAGPDPDALEPFIDLIRELDDNPDSEDDADVDEECAVPGPNEDQHGFITDTNSGVMLLQGPPGTGKTKFTLAPTLLSRVHHATTVETSDSRFVGLISALSHDAVDEALRSVAELHADLDTEFDDLDIVRICSSEGQGVDLDSVEHIHYSDDDAADRLEELYDSYINDEADEQTDQLIMAGTPASLYRAIDKMAEYAEDSDGETVMSNGDARYADMILVDEASMMDLPLYLLVGAFLRQDGQIGLVGDHRQMEPIQQHEWEREDRRPIELNTPFLSALNFHRFLRGEIDPDTLEHIRREPPDLENEDDTIPLHQLTYTYRLPDEPAQMHTDLVYQQDGIELTSCANHPPFPTPQGDVPEPLEPVFEPETRISLLEHTDSTAEKRSPIEQSLIEEIVSHYDVVDEHSDTTDPENEITVGVVVPFNRQKEALNTSDEVPEEVKVDTVEKFQGRERDLIIVAATSTDPSYINRLADFLFDPNRFNVAASRMMRKVIVIGGKGLFQASSQSTDDFDDHSLWLDFYGHMGGFGHSEAIDLGDVIDIGRYEEIIAETFVRPTDDPDVFVRDGYDSEFEFEEIL from the coding sequence GTGGAACTGCATAGCCGCCAGTGGGATACTGATGAAAAAAGTCCTGTTTTGATGGGAGAGGGTGTCGATTTCGAATACCGGCAGTTAGACGCCTTAGACGAGGCGACGTACGAGTTCATTGGTCCTGCTGAGAGTGATTGGGATGGATACGACCGGACGATCGGTGATGACCGGTCTATTCCCGAGTCGGCCGTAGCTGACCTTCTTCGAGAGGCAGGGACACGCGGGCCTGAGGATGATGTGATGGTTGTCCACCAACCTAGTCTTTCGGGTGAGATCGGGGCCTACGATGTCTCTGGAACTGCAGACTTGGTGTTCCTGACTGCAGAACAGGATTCGATTCGAGTCCTTCTCGCCGAGTTGAAGAACTCGGACGAGCGGAAAGTTCCTCATTCGTATCAGGCAGCGGCATATGCGAGTTTGGTAAACCAAGTAGCGACAGACGTAGGAGTCGAGTGCTCTCTCGATCGAATTTTTGCGACGGTCATTACACAGCAGAATGATTTCCGGGGTGGGATGGGTAGCGTCGAAGACTTCGACTATTCCCGGTATCTGGGGAAACTCAGATTGAAGCTTAGTCCAGGGAATGAATTCGATCAGATACTTGACGCTGAGTTCGATATGACGCGGAATCGAATTGATCGGCGTTGTTCGGGATGTGAGTATGAGTCTGTCTGTATGACGCGTGCTGCTGAGTCAAAAGGATTGGAACTCCTTGGATTCGATCCCAGTACTCAGGACGCTTTGGAAGGGATTGAGATAGATGGCGGGATTACTGACCTCGAAGATTTTGCACTGTTATTTGACCAACCGGGATCAGATAGCTCGCACACGGATGCGGGGGCACTCACTCCGCGAAATCACGAGCTAGTTGAGGCAGTCCGGGAACAAACAGACCTCACTAATTTGCAGATGCGGTCGCAGATCGCGTATCATTTTCTGACCGAATTGGACGCTGACTATGGTTCAGACCCAGACTTATGGGGGCACCACCTGCAAGGGTCAGGGTATAACCTACCGCGAGATGAGCATGGGCGCTCTTATCCGGGCGGGGCCGACTATCCGTCAGGTGCGCTTATTCGGATTTATCTCTTTGTTCAACATGACCCTGCGCTTGATCGTGTCACGCTGCTGAATGCCTATGTTGAGAATTCGAGGTCCGACGAAGGAAGAGACGTAAGCCAGATAATTGATGCCATCCACACCGACCCTGACGACAAGGATTATCAGGAGCGACAACTTCTCCGTGAATTTTTCGCACAACTTGGGGAGGCAATCGCTCAGGTCGCACCCGATTTGCGGTCGGAAGGCTTAGCTGAATCAGAAGGGTTCCCTCACCTGTATTTTTATAGTTACCACCAGCGCCAGTCGTTACTTGCTGCATTGCGTCGCCATCCCGATGTTCACGGTTCAGAGGCTGTCCGGACGCTGTTAGGGCTTCGGCCGGGAATCGATCAAGAGATGGTGTCGGTGTTGCAGCAAGACTTCCGGGAACGGTACGCTTTCCGCTTTGCTGGATTGGGGTTGTTGCAAACGACTGCCCAGTATATGCGCAACACATCGGATCAGTGGACTGATGACAGTGGCTGGTTCCAATGGATCGCAACACGTGAGGATGGTGAGGAAGTCGATTTAACCACTCTCTTTGAGAGGGGGCTCTTCGATGGACTCGTAGGTCACGGTAACCCGTCTGGCGGGATTGAACTTGATCATGCGGTCTCGCGTAATGTAGATCCAGACAGTCATAATTTGGCGAGTTGGGCGTATCCAGTTTCCAACCGTGAGGCTGACCAGATACCCTTAGAATATATCTGGGGAATTCATAACGAGTTAGATCCGGATGTGAGCGATGATCCTGATCTCGTTCGAGACTACCTCTATCGTTCTGCGACCCACTCTGAACGCATCACCGAAGAGGATGTGACGCTTCTTGCCCAGCAGTTCTCGTACGCGATTCGCCATATCGAGCGGAGCACTTGGAACAAGGATGCTTTCGTTGATAAGGAGCCACTTCGAACCGGCTCGTTCCGTGATATTCACTTCCGGCCCCGTTCGTTGGCTGATGCGGTTCGTGAGTACCAGCAATTAGAGTTCTGGTCTGAACAGAATCGGTTAGAATCGTACTATCGGCAACCACTCATCGAACGGGCTGCATCAGGCGAAGCCGTTATTTTCGAGAATACACGGCCCCGAATCGACAGAAACGACTCGGGTTTCGATGATGCATACATCGATGGTGACTTGTTGCGCTACAACCGTGAGCCGTATGATCCAGAGCACCACGACAGTATCGCGCCGAACCCGCTTTCGGTTGACGAGTGGTGCGTGCTAACCCAATTGACCGACACTGGCGAGATACCAGAAGAAGTGTACCAGGATAACCCAATATACATCGAGCGCCATCCGACGACGATCGTCGATGACGTCGATTTGGATAGTGGGACTATTGAAGGATCGGTACTCGGAGATTGGCCTCAAGGTGACACTGCAGACGAAATGTATTGTGTCGAGCACCAGGACTGGATGACTGCAGACGATCATGATCCCTCCGATTGGGGCGTTTCTTTAGAAGAGTCGCTTAGTGGCGATCCCCTCGAATATGTGCTCGATCCCAGTGTAGATATGATTCCCCAATCTCGTGCTGCGACGGCCCTTGAACCCGGTCGCATCGATGAAAACGTCGTCTATCAGCGGCTCGCTCAAGTGTTCAATGGTGATCGGGAGGACCTCTCAGTCGCTGGCCCTGACCCTGATGCTCTAGAACCATTTATTGATCTCATTCGTGAGTTAGACGATAATCCAGATTCAGAGGACGACGCTGATGTCGACGAGGAATGCGCTGTGCCGGGGCCTAATGAAGATCAGCATGGGTTTATAACCGACACGAACAGCGGTGTGATGCTTCTACAGGGTCCACCTGGAACGGGAAAAACAAAATTCACTCTTGCACCGACATTACTTAGTCGAGTCCATCATGCTACCACTGTCGAGACGTCGGATTCTCGGTTTGTTGGTCTTATTTCGGCGTTATCTCACGATGCGGTTGATGAAGCGTTGCGGAGTGTAGCTGAACTCCATGCCGACCTCGATACTGAGTTTGATGATCTCGATATCGTACGGATTTGCTCTAGTGAGGGACAGGGCGTTGACCTAGATTCCGTCGAACATATCCACTACAGTGACGACGATGCTGCCGACCGGCTTGAGGAACTGTATGACTCCTATATTAATGATGAGGCTGATGAGCAGACAGACCAACTCATCATGGCTGGCACACCCGCCTCCCTCTATCGAGCTATCGACAAGATGGCAGAGTACGCCGAAGATAGCGATGGGGAGACGGTTATGAGCAACGGTGATGCCAGGTATGCAGATATGATCCTAGTTGACGAGGCCAGTATGATGGATCTGCCGTTGTATCTCCTCGTTGGAGCCTTCCTGCGCCAAGACGGTCAGATTGGATTAGTAGGGGACCATCGGCAGATGGAACCGATCCAGCAACACGAATGGGAGAGAGAAGATCGGCGGCCAATCGAATTGAACACACCCTTCCTATCGGCATTGAACTTCCATCGTTTCCTACGTGGAGAAATCGATCCAGACACCCTTGAACACATCCGTCGAGAACCGCCAGACCTTGAGAACGAAGATGACACTATTCCGCTCCACCAGCTCACATACACATATCGACTCCCCGACGAGCCTGCACAGATGCATACAGACCTCGTCTACCAGCAGGACGGAATTGAGTTGACCAGTTGCGCCAACCACCCGCCATTCCCTACTCCACAGGGGGACGTACCCGAGCCGTTAGAGCCGGTGTTTGAACCTGAGACTCGCATATCATTATTAGAACACACGGACTCAACAGCCGAAAAGCGAAGTCCGATCGAACAGTCGCTTATTGAGGAGATCGTCTCTCATTACGATGTAGTCGACGAACACTCTGACACTACGGACCCGGAAAATGAAATTACTGTCGGGGTTGTTGTACCGTTTAATCGGCAGAAAGAAGCACTCAACACCTCTGATGAGGTCCCTGAGGAGGTAAAGGTCGATACTGTCGAGAAGTTTCAAGGGCGCGAGAGGGATTTGATTATTGTCGCGGCCACAAGTACTGATCCAAGCTACATCAATCGACTGGCCGACTTCCTTTTCGACCCGAACAGATTCAATGTCGCAGCAAGTCGAATGATGCGGAAAGTGATTGTTATTGGCGGGAAGGGACTATTCCAAGCTAGTAGCCAGAGTACTGATGACTTTGACGACCACTCACTTTGGCTCGACTTCTACGGGCATATGGGTGGGTTTGGTCATTCAGAGGCCATTGATCTCGGTGATGTCATTGATATTGGGAGGTATGAGGAGATCATCGCGGAGACGTTCGTACGCCCGACAGATGATCCCGATGTGTTTGTTCGAGATGGATATGACTCAGAATTCGAATTCGAAGAAATATTGTGA
- a CDS encoding DUF2075 domain-containing protein: protein MLVYENTKSGFLDDTLADQLVPEIKRGYESKGLGMGSESEVRSWENSFQYMYKVLRGSDVPDDAGVAIEFKIPLTSRRIDFLISGYDAAGNSNVAIVELKQWAGESTETVEGKDGIVKTALGGGIRETTHPSYQAVSYAELLKDFNTSIQEKPIHLYPAAYLHNFEQEHRGKIDNDVYQPYTEQAPLYVRGDAKELRSFLETQIDVGDDRETLYELNEGELKPAKTLQDSLLAMLEEQDEFTLIDSQKVVFERAVELAKQSNRDGQKRVLIVDGGPGTGKTVVAINILAELIQNDLVTQYVSKNRAPREVYKEKLRGDKLVKEIDHLFTGAGSYVETEANTLPALVADEAHRLNEESTFFGRGENQIMEIINAAKFSVFFIDESQRVHIDDIGSKDEIRKHARDLGADIEELALESQFRCNGSKGYIAWLDDVLEIRNTANADGFDLDYDVRMFDDPSTLHATIVRKNERTRLSRVVAGYCWEWEKEERSNPEAHDIKIGDYERSWNLDAGDPWAIAEGSIDEVGCIHTCQGLEFDYVGVIIGEDLKYRDGEIVVDHEARATTDRSLFGIKKMFDEQPAKAAEIAEEVIKNTYRTLMSRGMKGCYVYCCDDQLQEYLRTRVANVSTGSQ, encoded by the coding sequence ATGCTTGTCTATGAGAATACGAAATCTGGATTCTTAGACGATACCTTGGCTGATCAGTTGGTGCCGGAGATCAAGCGCGGGTACGAGTCAAAGGGGCTTGGCATGGGGAGTGAGAGTGAGGTTCGGTCGTGGGAGAACTCCTTCCAGTATATGTACAAGGTGTTGCGTGGGAGCGATGTGCCTGACGATGCGGGTGTCGCTATTGAATTTAAGATTCCGCTTACGTCTCGTCGAATCGATTTTCTGATCTCGGGGTACGATGCGGCTGGCAATTCGAACGTGGCAATTGTTGAGTTGAAGCAGTGGGCAGGAGAGAGTACGGAGACTGTTGAGGGTAAGGATGGGATCGTCAAAACCGCTCTTGGAGGCGGGATTCGTGAGACGACGCACCCGAGTTACCAAGCGGTGTCGTACGCTGAGTTGTTGAAGGATTTTAACACCTCTATTCAGGAGAAGCCAATTCATCTCTACCCGGCGGCGTATCTCCACAATTTCGAGCAGGAGCACCGTGGGAAAATAGATAATGACGTGTACCAGCCGTATACGGAGCAAGCGCCGCTGTATGTTCGTGGTGATGCGAAGGAACTGCGGTCGTTTCTGGAAACACAGATTGATGTTGGTGACGACCGGGAGACGCTTTACGAGTTGAACGAGGGGGAACTCAAGCCGGCGAAGACACTGCAGGATTCGCTGTTGGCGATGCTGGAAGAGCAAGACGAGTTCACATTGATTGACTCGCAGAAAGTCGTGTTTGAGCGGGCAGTTGAGTTAGCGAAGCAGTCTAATCGTGATGGGCAAAAACGCGTATTGATCGTTGATGGTGGACCTGGGACTGGGAAGACGGTGGTTGCGATCAATATCTTAGCGGAACTGATCCAGAACGATCTTGTGACGCAGTACGTCTCGAAAAACCGTGCGCCGCGAGAGGTGTACAAGGAGAAACTGCGGGGCGACAAGTTGGTTAAAGAGATCGACCACTTGTTCACGGGTGCAGGGAGTTACGTGGAGACTGAGGCGAACACGCTGCCCGCCCTGGTCGCTGACGAGGCTCATCGCTTGAACGAGGAATCGACGTTCTTCGGGCGTGGTGAGAACCAGATCATGGAGATCATTAACGCCGCGAAATTCAGCGTATTCTTCATTGATGAGAGTCAGCGCGTCCATATCGATGATATTGGATCTAAGGACGAGATTCGAAAGCATGCCCGGGACTTGGGCGCTGACATCGAAGAGTTAGCGTTGGAATCACAGTTTCGATGCAACGGCTCGAAAGGGTACATCGCGTGGCTTGATGACGTGTTGGAGATCCGGAACACGGCGAACGCGGATGGGTTCGACTTAGATTACGATGTGCGAATGTTCGATGACCCAAGTACGCTACACGCGACGATTGTGCGGAAGAACGAGCGCACGCGATTGTCACGAGTGGTGGCCGGGTATTGCTGGGAGTGGGAGAAAGAGGAACGGTCCAATCCTGAGGCACATGATATCAAGATCGGTGACTACGAGCGGAGTTGGAATTTAGATGCTGGCGACCCCTGGGCGATCGCCGAAGGTTCGATTGACGAAGTCGGGTGTATCCACACGTGCCAAGGGCTTGAATTCGACTACGTCGGCGTGATTATCGGCGAGGATCTGAAATACCGCGATGGCGAGATCGTCGTTGACCACGAAGCACGCGCAACCACCGACCGGTCGCTGTTCGGCATCAAGAAAATGTTCGACGAACAGCCAGCCAAGGCGGCTGAGATCGCTGAGGAAGTGATTAAGAACACGTATCGTACGCTGATGAGCCGCGGTATGAAAGGATGTTACGTGTACTGCTGTGACGATCAACTCCAAGAGTACCTCAGAACACGGGTCGCAAACGTTAGTACTGGATCTCAATAA
- a CDS encoding PD-(D/E)XK nuclease family protein produces MEDLESRLEEFANAIHGLSTDAAHPKTAFELLDMGRYEDAWQSYLRYFLAPDQPHQFEGEFLSRFFDLLESNEMISFSPPETGLRANQGVEVTAERQSSDDNRPDLIITSGSEWFLCIELKVHASEGGGEQPQTTRYANDDSIVPNGVSTYEDGDFIYIKPTEAAPSVSPAFSDLAWRDVQSVVQDTLANSTGHAPARSLAQLSDFSTLIDSQLAMTEIDEDTRQRKDLYFEYRDEITEARDAIETFVKTILQQNWGQALEESYQPSNDHEMEWQYDDIGQGYGQARVPRWVTAKSGSENLDIHWEHKPTEDDFTKGQLRFILELEEPDRSTITNSSGERYHQFRDDILAQIERSVQSIEDPRWEESDKNPGQSQKKLARFVYEYEPGDEDGYYQNLQFALEDSEPVTRLVTEILEAQDYTQYSKE; encoded by the coding sequence GTGGAGGATTTAGAATCACGACTAGAAGAGTTCGCAAATGCAATACACGGGTTGTCCACAGATGCTGCCCATCCGAAAACTGCATTCGAACTACTGGACATGGGGCGGTACGAAGACGCCTGGCAGTCGTACCTTCGGTACTTTCTGGCCCCAGACCAACCACATCAATTCGAGGGTGAGTTTCTGAGTCGGTTCTTCGACCTTCTTGAGAGCAACGAGATGATCTCGTTTTCACCTCCGGAGACGGGTCTCCGGGCAAACCAGGGTGTCGAGGTCACAGCAGAGCGTCAATCTTCAGACGACAATCGACCCGATCTCATCATCACGAGTGGCTCAGAGTGGTTTCTCTGTATCGAACTGAAAGTGCATGCCTCTGAAGGCGGAGGAGAACAGCCTCAAACCACCCGGTATGCAAACGACGATTCCATTGTCCCGAACGGGGTCTCGACCTACGAAGACGGGGATTTCATTTACATCAAACCGACAGAAGCTGCGCCTTCGGTCTCGCCAGCGTTTTCTGACCTCGCCTGGCGAGATGTTCAGTCGGTTGTCCAGGACACTCTGGCAAATTCGACGGGACACGCCCCAGCACGATCGCTCGCACAGCTCTCAGATTTCTCGACGCTCATCGATTCCCAACTAGCCATGACCGAGATAGACGAAGATACACGACAGCGTAAGGATCTCTACTTCGAATACCGCGACGAAATCACCGAGGCGCGAGACGCTATCGAAACGTTCGTCAAGACCATCCTTCAGCAAAACTGGGGACAGGCACTAGAGGAATCGTACCAGCCCAGCAACGACCACGAGATGGAGTGGCAGTACGACGATATCGGACAGGGATACGGTCAGGCCCGTGTTCCCCGGTGGGTGACAGCCAAATCTGGCTCAGAGAACCTTGACATACACTGGGAACACAAACCAACGGAGGACGACTTCACGAAAGGACAGCTTCGATTCATCCTCGAACTTGAAGAGCCAGACCGCTCAACAATTACCAACAGTAGCGGTGAACGATACCACCAGTTCCGAGACGACATCCTCGCCCAAATTGAAAGATCCGTTCAATCAATCGAGGACCCGCGATGGGAGGAATCAGATAAGAACCCAGGGCAGTCACAGAAGAAGTTAGCTCGATTCGTATACGAGTATGAGCCTGGCGACGAGGACGGATACTACCAAAACCTCCAGTTCGCATTAGAGGACTCAGAACCGGTCACCCGACTAGTGACGGAGATTCTGGAGGCACAAGATTACACGCAATACTCAAAGGAGTAA
- a CDS encoding 6-pyruvoyl trahydropterin synthase family protein: protein MAQDLSEEYFFTSKDLSETERTLHVGRERPIRLSTGHRILHHDGKCSRPHGHNYKVSVSITGTLTSEGWVIDKGDITSVLSEWDHRFLVEKGDPLIEAFEASGDGDALIVLNQPPTAEVMGITLERRLKETLPDTVSDIVVEVRETGELAAGGPV, encoded by the coding sequence ATGGCCCAAGACCTATCTGAGGAGTACTTCTTCACATCGAAGGATCTCTCCGAGACTGAGCGAACCTTACACGTCGGACGTGAGCGGCCGATTCGCCTGAGTACAGGACACCGGATTCTACACCATGACGGCAAGTGCAGCCGTCCTCATGGGCATAACTACAAAGTCAGCGTCTCGATAACTGGCACTCTGACCAGCGAAGGGTGGGTCATCGACAAGGGAGACATCACTTCTGTATTATCTGAGTGGGATCACCGATTTCTCGTGGAGAAGGGTGATCCACTGATCGAGGCTTTTGAGGCCAGTGGCGACGGCGATGCTCTGATCGTCCTCAATCAGCCACCGACAGCCGAAGTGATGGGAATCACTCTTGAACGACGGCTTAAAGAAACGTTGCCGGACACGGTCAGTGATATCGTAGTCGAGGTTCGGGAGACTGGTGAACTTGCTGCTGGAGGGCCGGTGTAG